In Helianthus annuus cultivar XRQ/B chromosome 8, HanXRQr2.0-SUNRISE, whole genome shotgun sequence, a single genomic region encodes these proteins:
- the LOC110869892 gene encoding secreted RxLR effector protein 161-like, producing the protein MEQNLKLDKGEEEQRVDANTYRRLVGRLLYLQATRPGITYSVNILSPFVSDPRQNHMDAATRVLRYLKSTPGHGILLPKEGGMKLVSYCDADWLGCPLSRRSRTRCLLLLGGALISWKSKKQSVVSRSSAEAEYRAMATTVSEVLWVYSLLSELNETPTEGTILFCENLAAKHMKEQNM; encoded by the coding sequence ATGGAGCAAAATCTTAAACTTGACAAAGGAGAGGAGGAGCAAAGGGTTGATGCAAATACATACAGGCGTTTGGTTGGGAGGTTGCTATATTTACAGGCTACACGTCCAGGTATCACGTATTCTGTCAACATATTAAGTCCATTTGTGTCTGATCCTCGGCAAAATCATATGGACGCCGCTACTCGTGTCCTAAGATACTTAAAGTCAACACCCGGTCACGGAATTTTGTTACCGAAAGAAGGAGGCATGAAACTTGTTTCTTATTGCGATGCAGATTGGCTCGGGTGTCCCCTCTCCAGGCGATCTCGTACCAGATGCTTGCTACTTCTCGGTGGTGCTCTTATCTCATGGAAATCAAAGAAGCAATCGGTTGTCTCTCGTTCCTCGGCTGAAGCAGAATATAGAGCCATGGCAACCACGGTTAGCGAAGTATTATGGGTTTATTCGTTGCTATCAGAACTCAATGAGACCCCCACAGAGGGAACCATATTGTTTTGTGAGAACCTAGCTGCTAAACACATGAAAGAACAAAACATGTAG